One stretch of Chloroflexia bacterium SDU3-3 DNA includes these proteins:
- a CDS encoding FAD-dependent oxidoreductase codes for MRVAIIGSGVAGLAAAWRLRRLRPEAQVTIYEQAARIGGRLSSGQRQGFIFDHGAQVIKGPSDAVLRLLERELPSAGLRRVELPTWVFDAAGRLAEGDAALNAEPAFAYEQGNAQLAALLAEGADVRYGVRVAALRPMGGGHALLDARGQLLGEAEAVVLTAPAPRAAELLRASQIAPEAQAALGAALAAASYRPCTSLALAYAAELARPFYGLINTDRRHSIAWLALEHAKAPGRCPPGHSLIMAQMSPSFSAQHAAASDADMVPLVAAMVEELLAEGLGEPLWADRRDWPVALPNAPADRAALLRWGEPLGLHFAGDYLHEKGRIHLVIESGWQAAEAIAARG; via the coding sequence ATGCGTGTTGCGATCATCGGATCAGGCGTGGCGGGACTGGCCGCCGCGTGGAGGCTGCGCCGCCTGCGGCCCGAGGCCCAGGTGACGATCTACGAGCAGGCGGCCCGTATCGGCGGGCGGCTCTCGTCGGGGCAGCGCCAGGGGTTTATCTTCGACCACGGCGCGCAGGTGATCAAGGGGCCGTCGGATGCGGTACTGCGGCTGCTGGAGCGCGAGCTGCCCTCGGCGGGGCTGCGGCGGGTGGAGCTGCCCACCTGGGTGTTCGACGCGGCGGGCAGGCTGGCCGAGGGCGATGCGGCGCTGAACGCCGAGCCGGCCTTCGCCTACGAGCAGGGCAACGCCCAGCTGGCCGCGCTGCTGGCCGAGGGCGCGGATGTGCGCTACGGCGTGCGGGTGGCGGCACTGCGCCCGATGGGGGGCGGACACGCGCTGCTCGATGCGCGCGGGCAGCTGCTGGGCGAGGCCGAGGCGGTGGTGCTGACCGCGCCAGCGCCGCGCGCCGCCGAGCTGCTGCGGGCCAGCCAGATCGCGCCCGAGGCCCAGGCCGCGCTGGGGGCAGCGCTGGCGGCAGCCAGCTACCGCCCGTGCACCTCGCTGGCGCTGGCCTACGCGGCGGAGCTGGCGCGGCCCTTCTACGGCCTGATCAACACCGATCGGCGGCACTCGATCGCCTGGCTGGCGCTGGAGCACGCCAAGGCGCCGGGGCGCTGCCCGCCCGGCCACAGCCTGATCATGGCGCAGATGTCGCCGAGCTTCAGCGCCCAGCACGCGGCGGCCAGCGACGCCGACATGGTGCCGCTGGTGGCGGCCATGGTCGAGGAGCTGCTGGCCGAGGGGCTGGGCGAGCCGCTGTGGGCCGACCGGCGCGACTGGCCGGTGGCCCTGCCCAACGCGCCCGCCGACCGCGCCGCGCTGCTGCGCTGGGGCGAGCCGCTGGGTCTGCACTTCGCGGGCGACTACCTGCACGAGAAGGGCCGCATCCATCTGGTGATCGAGAGCGGCTGGCAGGCGGCGGAGGCGATTGCGGCGCGGGGGTAG
- a CDS encoding GNAT family N-acetyltransferase: MDLQIYQLEGAAVERAIPLLMLAEPSEWALRWGLAHLSDAVYAAEDAGALVGAVSVQWRSDPCEIEELGVAPERQGQGIGRAMVAWVAGEARRRGKTAILVGTPNSSIGNLAFYQRIGFRMDHIRRDYFRYYNPPRVENGIPMRDMVMFRQEL; encoded by the coding sequence ATGGATCTGCAGATCTACCAGCTTGAGGGCGCGGCGGTGGAGCGGGCCATCCCGCTGCTGATGCTGGCCGAGCCTTCCGAGTGGGCGCTGCGCTGGGGGCTGGCCCACCTGAGCGACGCGGTGTACGCCGCCGAGGACGCGGGCGCGCTGGTGGGCGCGGTCTCGGTGCAGTGGCGCAGCGACCCGTGCGAGATCGAGGAGCTGGGCGTGGCCCCCGAGCGCCAGGGCCAGGGCATCGGGCGGGCTATGGTGGCCTGGGTGGCGGGCGAGGCCCGCAGGCGCGGAAAGACGGCCATCCTGGTGGGCACGCCCAACTCCAGCATCGGCAACCTGGCCTTCTACCAGCGGATCGGGTTCCGCATGGACCACATCCGCCGCGACTACTTCCGCTACTACAACCCGCCGCGCGTGGAGAACGGCATCCCCATGCGCGACATGGTGATGTTCCGGCAGGAGCTATAG
- a CDS encoding insulinase family protein, with translation MHHTFTLSGGLQLLVEELPHTHSVSVGCFVGVGSGHERRPTCGISHFIEHLLFKGSQGYPTPKLISDAIEGVGGVIDAYTGFESTVYYAKVADIHFQVALDVLSDMIIRPRFDAVDIEKERRVILEELAETEDSPADLVHVLLDLAMWGDQPLGRDIAGDEESLHAITRDAIVAWWRETYNRANTIISIAGNIRAEQARDAVEAAFAALPEGVAPAFVASTPARPGPALLMQPDDSEQGNFALAMPGVALDDPDRRALLAFDTIVGNGMSSRLFQEIREELGLAYSIGSYSREHHDAGKWVIYGSVDPDKLGECLATIMRELRAVKQQGVTEAELRRVKEQVKGGILLSLEDTWSVASRNGSHQQRYGRVIPVEQVVAEVEAVTLEDVRRVGRRVLDSAALHLAVIGPYDEEQEPLAALLDLG, from the coding sequence ATGCACCATACATTTACGCTTTCGGGCGGGCTGCAGCTGCTGGTCGAGGAGCTGCCCCACACCCACTCGGTCTCGGTCGGCTGCTTTGTGGGCGTCGGCTCGGGGCACGAGCGGCGGCCCACGTGCGGCATCTCGCACTTTATCGAGCACCTGCTGTTCAAGGGCAGCCAGGGCTACCCCACGCCCAAGCTGATCTCGGATGCGATCGAGGGCGTGGGCGGCGTGATCGACGCCTACACCGGCTTCGAGTCGACGGTGTACTACGCCAAGGTGGCCGACATCCACTTCCAGGTGGCGCTCGATGTGCTGTCGGACATGATCATCCGCCCGCGCTTCGACGCGGTGGATATCGAGAAGGAGCGCCGCGTCATCCTGGAGGAGCTGGCCGAGACTGAGGACTCGCCAGCCGATCTGGTGCACGTGCTGCTGGATCTGGCCATGTGGGGCGACCAGCCGCTGGGGCGCGATATCGCAGGCGACGAGGAGTCGCTGCACGCGATCACGCGCGATGCTATCGTGGCGTGGTGGCGCGAGACCTACAACCGCGCGAACACCATCATCTCGATCGCGGGCAACATCCGCGCCGAGCAGGCCCGCGATGCGGTGGAGGCGGCCTTCGCCGCGCTGCCCGAGGGGGTCGCGCCCGCCTTCGTGGCCAGCACGCCCGCGCGCCCCGGCCCGGCGCTGCTGATGCAGCCCGACGACAGCGAGCAGGGCAACTTCGCGCTGGCCATGCCCGGCGTAGCCCTGGATGACCCCGACCGCCGCGCGCTGCTGGCCTTCGACACGATCGTGGGCAACGGCATGTCGTCGCGCCTGTTCCAGGAGATCCGCGAGGAGCTGGGTCTGGCCTACAGCATCGGATCGTACAGCCGCGAGCACCACGACGCGGGCAAGTGGGTGATCTATGGCAGCGTGGACCCCGACAAGCTGGGCGAGTGCCTGGCCACGATCATGCGCGAGCTGCGGGCGGTGAAACAGCAGGGCGTGACCGAGGCCGAGCTGCGCCGCGTGAAGGAGCAGGTGAAGGGCGGCATCCTGCTGTCGCTGGAGGACACTTGGTCGGTGGCGTCGCGCAACGGCTCGCACCAGCAGCGCTACGGGCGGGTGATCCCGGTGGAGCAGGTGGTGGCCGAGGTGGAGGCGGTGACGCTGGAGGACGTGCGGCGGGTGGGGCGGCGGGTGCTGGATAGCGCCGCGCTGCACCTGGCCGTGATCGGCCCCTACGACGAGGAGCAGGAGCCGCTGGCGGCGCTGCTGGATCTGGGGTGA
- a CDS encoding TIGR01777 family protein codes for MNTPKRVVVTGATGLIGKSLVRALVARGDAAVVLSRRPDEARTLVPGAAAYLPWRPGDDASLDEAVDGADAVVNLGATSLFARRWSSAFKREIRESRVQGTRSVVAAIGRASRPPSVLVNASAVGIYGPRGSELVDEGSPLGDDFLAGVCISWEAEARQAEQHGARVVLLRSGVVLDPHEGALKMLLLPFRMGVGGPLLPGSQWMSWVHRDDEVGIILHAIDTPELSGPLNAVAPYPQMNFEFAKALGETVGRPSWLPVPDFAVRLAVGEVADTVTTGQYVVPRKAMGSGYAFRFPIAAAALADLLG; via the coding sequence ATGAACACACCAAAGCGGGTGGTGGTGACCGGCGCGACCGGCCTGATTGGCAAGTCGCTGGTGCGGGCGCTGGTGGCGCGCGGCGATGCGGCGGTGGTGCTCTCGCGCCGCCCCGACGAGGCGCGCACCCTGGTGCCGGGCGCGGCGGCCTACCTGCCCTGGCGGCCCGGCGACGACGCCTCGCTCGACGAGGCGGTCGATGGCGCGGATGCGGTGGTGAACCTGGGGGCCACGTCGCTGTTCGCACGGCGCTGGTCCAGCGCGTTCAAGCGCGAGATCCGCGAGAGCCGCGTGCAGGGCACTCGCAGCGTGGTGGCCGCGATCGGGCGGGCCAGCAGGCCGCCCAGCGTGCTGGTCAACGCCTCGGCGGTGGGCATCTACGGGCCGCGCGGCAGCGAGCTGGTGGATGAGGGGTCGCCCCTAGGCGACGACTTCTTGGCCGGGGTCTGCATCAGCTGGGAGGCCGAGGCCCGCCAGGCCGAGCAGCACGGCGCGCGGGTGGTGCTGCTGCGCTCGGGCGTGGTGCTCGACCCGCACGAGGGCGCGCTGAAGATGCTGCTGCTGCCCTTCCGCATGGGCGTGGGCGGGCCGCTGCTGCCCGGCTCGCAGTGGATGTCGTGGGTGCACCGCGATGACGAGGTGGGCATCATCCTGCACGCCATCGACACGCCCGAACTCTCCGGCCCGCTGAACGCGGTCGCGCCCTACCCCCAGATGAACTTCGAGTTCGCCAAGGCGCTGGGCGAGACGGTAGGCAGGCCCTCGTGGCTGCCGGTGCCCGATTTCGCGGTGCGCCTGGCGGTGGGCGAGGTGGCCGATACGGTGACGACCGGGCAGTATGTGGTGCCGCGCAAGGCGATGGGCAGCGGCTACGCCTTCCGCTTCCCGATCGCCGCCGCCGCCCTGGCCGATCTGCTGGGCTGA
- a CDS encoding glycosyltransferase family 4 protein gives MHIAINAHLLAHTRSFRRAGVSNYTEALLTHLGQIDHANRYSVYTTRGLTGRDLPLPPNFRVRSSLLPTINPRVRIPWEQLLAPPLLRLTGADLFHGVLNVTPLFCPVPSVVTIHDLAFWSFPKTFRRVNRAYLTWATKVAAKRSAYILAVSEATKSEIIRYLGIPPERIVVTYDAAEPRFRPPAPEELAAFRRRAGLPERFVLFLGTLEPRKNIPTLLDAYAKIAHATDAPLIIGGGKGWLYDEIFAKAEALGLGDKIRFAGYVPGDDLPLWFAAATVFVFPSIYEGFGMPLLEAMACGTATVTSNRSSLPEVVGDAGLTVDPYSADELGEAILRLLNDEELRQELSERGLARARRFSWRETAERTLAVYEAAAHGTPLTLPGA, from the coding sequence ATGCATATAGCCATCAACGCCCACCTGCTGGCCCACACGCGCAGCTTCCGCCGCGCCGGCGTCTCCAACTACACCGAGGCGCTGCTCACCCACCTGGGCCAGATCGACCACGCCAACCGCTACTCGGTCTACACCACGCGCGGGCTGACGGGCCGCGACCTGCCGCTGCCGCCCAACTTCCGCGTGCGCAGCAGCCTGCTGCCCACCATCAACCCGCGCGTGCGCATCCCCTGGGAGCAGCTGCTGGCCCCGCCGCTGCTGCGCCTGACCGGGGCCGACCTGTTCCACGGCGTGCTGAATGTGACGCCGCTGTTCTGCCCGGTGCCCAGCGTGGTCACCATTCACGACCTGGCATTCTGGAGCTTCCCCAAGACCTTCCGACGCGTGAACCGGGCCTACCTGACATGGGCCACCAAGGTGGCGGCCAAGCGCTCGGCCTACATTCTGGCGGTCTCCGAGGCCACCAAGAGCGAGATCATCCGCTACCTGGGCATCCCGCCCGAGCGGATCGTGGTGACGTATGACGCAGCCGAGCCGCGCTTCCGCCCGCCTGCGCCCGAGGAGCTGGCCGCGTTCCGCCGTCGCGCCGGGCTGCCCGAGCGCTTCGTGCTGTTCCTGGGCACCCTGGAGCCGCGCAAGAACATCCCGACCCTGCTGGACGCCTACGCCAAGATCGCCCACGCCACCGACGCGCCGCTGATCATCGGCGGCGGCAAGGGCTGGCTCTATGACGAGATCTTCGCCAAGGCCGAGGCGCTGGGCCTGGGCGACAAGATCCGCTTCGCGGGCTATGTGCCCGGCGACGACCTGCCGCTTTGGTTCGCCGCCGCCACCGTGTTCGTGTTCCCCTCGATCTACGAGGGCTTCGGCATGCCGCTGCTGGAGGCCATGGCCTGCGGCACGGCCACCGTCACATCCAACCGCAGCAGCCTGCCCGAGGTGGTGGGCGACGCCGGGCTGACGGTGGACCCCTACAGCGCCGATGAGCTGGGCGAGGCCATCCTGCGCCTGCTGAACGACGAGGAGCTGCGCCAGGAGCTGAGCGAGCGCGGCCTGGCCCGCGCCAGGCGCTTCTCGTGGCGCGAAACCGCCGAGCGCACGCTGGCCGTATATGAGGCGGCGGCCCACGGCACGCCGCTGACGCTTCCAGGGGCATAG